A DNA window from Salvelinus sp. IW2-2015 linkage group LG4q.1:29, ASM291031v2, whole genome shotgun sequence contains the following coding sequences:
- the ulk1b gene encoding serine/threonine-protein kinase ULK1 isoform X6: METVGKFEFSRKDLIGHGAFAVVFKGRNREKHDWEVAVKCINKKNLAKSQTLLGKEIKILKELKHENIVALHDFQETASSVYLVMEYCNGGDLADYLHSKGTLSEDTIQVFLQQIAGAMRVLQAKGIIHRDLKPQNILLSYPAGRKSHSTNTCIKIADFGFARYLQNNMMAATLCGSPMYMAPEVIMSQNYDAKADLWSIGTILFQCLTGKAPFQASSPQDLRLFYEKNKNLSPNIPRETSCPLRLLLLGLLQRNHKDRMDFEEFFRHPFLEASSSMKKTTPAVTMTCFPSSASASSCSSSSTSHLASPPQSLADVQQVRAKTLTSPTQDSPGFLLKDSSGGGCSSKNSSCDTDDFVMVPAHFPTGELTCEGPTGKVFHDSLMNSGSLLAFGGLGSQGKTPPHSPSYSGSPNPISRPNEFSGSNYGQSVPIPVPTQVQNYQRMEQNLHSPSQDSSPQLSTPVRRCSSNSSLGFGRTGPSLPYPGGHGALAGLRRLSVGGARPFQLSPQVGTIPELPGQARPLGTDTGSGGSQGRALQFLDMRPPPQQQGLVTRLHSAPCLLEAASRGGRQKIRKQHSDPVVANHQAGMVTMRPLHSSPRLSELMQRSPLPTILGSPSRAIPPFEFPKPPSSPNLVTFLAQQGLVLAPPGSRTASDHRDPGQPPTGQLGQYSHRAAEDNKSFGRSQSASRLSDMLLMAAFGGPLGERGSSENLGSNRGAIDITAPSGGGAVAAGSASPAQVVFTVGSPPNSSTLPQTSRTRQYSGSSSSISPVGSFTSRYQTGTYLEGFEGPSSPRYSFTDPITANMGGPVTFLAPELPEETLMAQEHTETLRSLRFTLDFACCLMEVAGVRGTGAGAVAAQGDTSPPSLLQQQSLVADQISSLSREWSYAEQLVLYMKTAELLSSALHTAMERIKQGKLYPSATVKQVVKRLNKLFKSSVSSCLSLNARLERFFSRKHRLMDHINTITAERLLFSHTVQMVQAAALDEMFHQGEASVLRYHKALLLMEGLSLLLTEHEDILSVSKCKECIERRLTALQSGLCV, from the exons GAAACGGCCAGTTCTGTGTACCTGGTCATGGAG TACTGCAATGGTGGGGACCTAGCGGACTATCTCCACT CCAAGGGCACCCTGAGTGAGGACACTATCCAAGTGTTCCTGCAGCAGATAGCCGGGGCCATGAGGGTGCTGCAGGCCAAGGGGATCATTCACAGAGACCTCAAACCACAGAACATTCTGCTCTCCTACCCCGCAGGACGCAAGTCCCACTCCACCAACACCTGCATCAAGATAG CTGACTTTGGGTTTGCACGGTACCTTCAGAACAACATGATGGCTGCTACTCTGTGTGGGTCCCCTATGTACATG GCACCTGAAGTCATCATGTCTCAGAACTATGATGCCAAGGCTGACCTGTGGAGCATAGGAACCATTTTGTTCCAGTGTCTGACAGGGAAAGCCCCGTTTCAG GCTAGCAGTCCCCAGGACCTCCGGCTATTTTATGAGAAAAACAAGAACCTCAGCCCCAA TATCCCCAGAGAGACCTCCTGTCCCCTGAGGCTTCTGCTGCTGGGTCTTCTGCAGCGAAACCACAAGGACCGCATGGACTTTG AGGAGTTCTTCCGTCACCCCTTCCTGGAGGCGAGCTCGTCCATGAAGAAAA CAACTCCTGCTGTGACCATGACGTGCTTTCCCAGCTCCGCTTCAGCCAGCTCCTGTAGCAGCTCTTCCACCTCACACCTGGCCTCCCCaccg cagtccCTGGCTGATGTCCAGCAGGTCCGTGCTAAGACACTCACCTCTCCTACCCAGGATTCCCCTGGCTTCCTCCTCAAGGACTCGTCTGGAGGGGGCTGCAGCAGTAAGAACTCCTCCTGTGACACAGACGACTTTGTCATGGTGCCCGCCCACTTTCCCA CAGGTGAGCTCACCTGTGAGGGGCCTACTGGAAAGGTGTTCCACGACAGTCTGATGAACAGCGG CTCTCTGCTAGCCTTTGGTGGCCTGGGCAGTCAGGGCAAGACCCCACCCCACTCCCCCTCCTACAGTGGCTCCCCCAATCCTATCAG tCGGCCTAACGAGTTCTCTGGCAGTAACTATGGTCAGTCGGTGCCCATTCCGGTTCCCACTCAGGTCCAAAACTACCAGCGTATGGAGCAGAACCTCCATTCCCCCAGCCAGGACAGCTCCCCACA GCTGTCCACCCCAGTGCGCCGCTGTAGCAGCAATAGTTCACTGGGATTCGGAAGGACTGGCCCATCTCTGCCTTACCCAGGAGGCCACGGGGCCTTGGCTGGCCTCCGCAGGCTGTCTGTAGGAGGGGCCAGACCCTTCCAGCTTTCACCTCAAG TGGGTACCATCCCTGAGCTGCCAGGGCAGGCGCGCCCGCTGGGCACAGACACCGGTAGCGGGGGGTCGCAGGGCAGAG CTCTCCAGTTCCTCGACATGCGGCCTCCCCCTCAGCAGCAAGGCCTGGTCACCCGGCTTCATAGCGCCCCATGTCTCCTCGAGGCTGCTAGCAGAGGCGGCAGGCAAAAGATCAGAAAGCAGCACTCTGACCCAGTGGTGGCCAACCACCAGGCAGGCATGGTGACTATGCGGCCCCTGCACTCCTCCCCCAGGCTGAGTGAACTCATGCAGCGCAGCCCCCTCCCCACCATTCTAGGATCTCCCTCTaga GCCATCCCACCCTTTGAGTTTCCCAAACCTCCCAGCTCCCCCAACCTGGTGACCTTCCTGGCCCAGCAGGGCCTGGTTCTGGCCCCGCCTGGCAGCAGGACTGCCTCAGACCACAGGGACCCAGGACAGCCGCCCACTGGCCAGCTTGGTCAATACAGCCACAGGGCCGCAGAGGACAACAAGAGCTTTGGCAGGTCTCAGAGTGCAAGTCGTCTGTCTGACATGTTGCTGATGGCTGCGTTTGGAGGGCCGCTGGGGGAGCGGGGGAGCAGTGAGAACCTCGGCTCTAACAGAGGAGCCATAGACATCACAG CACCCTCTGGTGGTGGTGCCGTGGCTGCAGGCTCAGCCAGCCCAGCCCAGGTGGTGTTCACTGTGGGCTCCCCGCCCAACAGCAGCACCCTACCACAGACCTCCAGGACCAGGCAGTACTCAG GCTCCTCCAGCTCTATCAGCCCAGTGGGGTCCTTTACGAGCCGATATCAGACAGGCACCTATCTGGAAGGCTTCGAGGGTCCCTCCAGTCCACGCTACAGCTTCACGGACCCCATCACGGCCAACATGGGGGGACCGGTCACCTTCCTGGCCCCAGAGCTGCCAGAGGAGACACTGATGGCG CAGGAGCACACAGAGACCCTGAGGAGCCTTCGCTTCACCCTGGACTTTGCCTGCTGTCTGATGGAGGTGGCGGGAGTCAGGGGGACCGGGGCTGGAGCTGTGGCGGCGCAAGGGGACacctccccaccctccctcctgcagcagcagAGCCTGGTGGCAGACCAGATCAGCTCCCTCAGCCGGGAGTGGAG cTATGCGGAGCAGCTGGTGTTGTACATGAAGACTGCAGAGCTCCTGTCGTCTGCCTTACACACAGCCATGGAGCGCATCAAACAGGGCAAACTGTACCCCTCTGCTACTGTCAAACAAG TGGTGAAGAGACTGAACAAGCTTTTCAAGTCCAGCGTGTCGTCCTGCCTCTCCCTCAACGCCCGGCTGGAGCGCTTCTTCTCTAGGAAGCACCGTCTCATGGACCACATTAACACCATCACCGCTGAGAGGCTGCTCTTCAGCCACACCGTTCAGATG gtGCAGGCTGCTGCTCTGGATGAGATGTTCCACCAGGGAGAGGCGTCGGTGCTGCGCTACCACAAGGCCCTGCTGCTGATGGAGGGCCTGTCCCTGCTCCTCACCGAGCACGAAGACATCCTCAGCGTTAGCAAAT GTAAGGAGTGCATCGAGCGTCGCCTCACAGCACTACAGTCAGGGCTCTGCGTCTGA
- the ulk1b gene encoding serine/threonine-protein kinase ULK1 isoform X1, whose protein sequence is METVGKFEFSRKDLIGHGAFAVVFKGRNREKHDWEVAVKCINKKNLAKSQTLLGKEIKILKELKHENIVALHDFQETASSVYLVMEYCNGGDLADYLHSKGTLSEDTIQVFLQQIAGAMRVLQAKGIIHRDLKPQNILLSYPAGRKSHSTNTCIKIADFGFARYLQNNMMAATLCGSPMYMAPEVIMSQNYDAKADLWSIGTILFQCLTGKAPFQASSPQDLRLFYEKNKNLSPNIPRETSCPLRLLLLGLLQRNHKDRMDFEEFFRHPFLEASSSMKKTTPAVTMTCFPSSASASSCSSSSTSHLASPPQSLADVQQVRAKTLTSPTQDSPGFLLKDSSGGGCSSKNSSCDTDDFVMVPAHFPTGELTCEGPTGKVFHDSLMNSGSLLAFGGLGSQGKTPPHSPSYSGSPNPISRPNEFSGSNYGQSVPIPVPTQVQNYQRMEQNLHSPSQDSSPQSVLSTPVRRCSSNSSLGFGRTGPSLPYPGGHGALAGLRRLSVGGARPFQLSPQVGTIPELPGQARPLGTDTGSGGSQGRALQFLDMRPPPQQQGLVTRLHSAPCLLEAASRGGRQKIRKQHSDPVVANHQAGMVTMRPLHSSPRLSELMQRSPLPTILGSPSRAIPPFEFPKPPSSPNLVTFLAQQGLVLAPPGSRTASDHRDPGQPPTGQLGQYSHRAAEDNKSFGRSQSASRLSDMLLMAAFGGPLGERGSSENLGSNRGAIDITAPSGGGAVAAGSASPAQVVFTVGSPPNSSTLPQTSRTRQYSAGSSSSISPVGSFTSRYQTGTYLEGFEGPSSPRYSFTDPITANMGGPVTFLAPELPEETLMAQEHTETLRSLRFTLDFACCLMEVAGVRGTGAGAVAAQGDTSPPSLLQQQSLVADQISSLSREWSYAEQLVLYMKTAELLSSALHTAMERIKQGKLYPSATVKQVVKRLNKLFKSSVSSCLSLNARLERFFSRKHRLMDHINTITAERLLFSHTVQMVQAAALDEMFHQGEASVLRYHKALLLMEGLSLLLTEHEDILSVSKCKECIERRLTALQSGLCV, encoded by the exons GAAACGGCCAGTTCTGTGTACCTGGTCATGGAG TACTGCAATGGTGGGGACCTAGCGGACTATCTCCACT CCAAGGGCACCCTGAGTGAGGACACTATCCAAGTGTTCCTGCAGCAGATAGCCGGGGCCATGAGGGTGCTGCAGGCCAAGGGGATCATTCACAGAGACCTCAAACCACAGAACATTCTGCTCTCCTACCCCGCAGGACGCAAGTCCCACTCCACCAACACCTGCATCAAGATAG CTGACTTTGGGTTTGCACGGTACCTTCAGAACAACATGATGGCTGCTACTCTGTGTGGGTCCCCTATGTACATG GCACCTGAAGTCATCATGTCTCAGAACTATGATGCCAAGGCTGACCTGTGGAGCATAGGAACCATTTTGTTCCAGTGTCTGACAGGGAAAGCCCCGTTTCAG GCTAGCAGTCCCCAGGACCTCCGGCTATTTTATGAGAAAAACAAGAACCTCAGCCCCAA TATCCCCAGAGAGACCTCCTGTCCCCTGAGGCTTCTGCTGCTGGGTCTTCTGCAGCGAAACCACAAGGACCGCATGGACTTTG AGGAGTTCTTCCGTCACCCCTTCCTGGAGGCGAGCTCGTCCATGAAGAAAA CAACTCCTGCTGTGACCATGACGTGCTTTCCCAGCTCCGCTTCAGCCAGCTCCTGTAGCAGCTCTTCCACCTCACACCTGGCCTCCCCaccg cagtccCTGGCTGATGTCCAGCAGGTCCGTGCTAAGACACTCACCTCTCCTACCCAGGATTCCCCTGGCTTCCTCCTCAAGGACTCGTCTGGAGGGGGCTGCAGCAGTAAGAACTCCTCCTGTGACACAGACGACTTTGTCATGGTGCCCGCCCACTTTCCCA CAGGTGAGCTCACCTGTGAGGGGCCTACTGGAAAGGTGTTCCACGACAGTCTGATGAACAGCGG CTCTCTGCTAGCCTTTGGTGGCCTGGGCAGTCAGGGCAAGACCCCACCCCACTCCCCCTCCTACAGTGGCTCCCCCAATCCTATCAG tCGGCCTAACGAGTTCTCTGGCAGTAACTATGGTCAGTCGGTGCCCATTCCGGTTCCCACTCAGGTCCAAAACTACCAGCGTATGGAGCAGAACCTCCATTCCCCCAGCCAGGACAGCTCCCCACAGTCAGT GCTGTCCACCCCAGTGCGCCGCTGTAGCAGCAATAGTTCACTGGGATTCGGAAGGACTGGCCCATCTCTGCCTTACCCAGGAGGCCACGGGGCCTTGGCTGGCCTCCGCAGGCTGTCTGTAGGAGGGGCCAGACCCTTCCAGCTTTCACCTCAAG TGGGTACCATCCCTGAGCTGCCAGGGCAGGCGCGCCCGCTGGGCACAGACACCGGTAGCGGGGGGTCGCAGGGCAGAG CTCTCCAGTTCCTCGACATGCGGCCTCCCCCTCAGCAGCAAGGCCTGGTCACCCGGCTTCATAGCGCCCCATGTCTCCTCGAGGCTGCTAGCAGAGGCGGCAGGCAAAAGATCAGAAAGCAGCACTCTGACCCAGTGGTGGCCAACCACCAGGCAGGCATGGTGACTATGCGGCCCCTGCACTCCTCCCCCAGGCTGAGTGAACTCATGCAGCGCAGCCCCCTCCCCACCATTCTAGGATCTCCCTCTaga GCCATCCCACCCTTTGAGTTTCCCAAACCTCCCAGCTCCCCCAACCTGGTGACCTTCCTGGCCCAGCAGGGCCTGGTTCTGGCCCCGCCTGGCAGCAGGACTGCCTCAGACCACAGGGACCCAGGACAGCCGCCCACTGGCCAGCTTGGTCAATACAGCCACAGGGCCGCAGAGGACAACAAGAGCTTTGGCAGGTCTCAGAGTGCAAGTCGTCTGTCTGACATGTTGCTGATGGCTGCGTTTGGAGGGCCGCTGGGGGAGCGGGGGAGCAGTGAGAACCTCGGCTCTAACAGAGGAGCCATAGACATCACAG CACCCTCTGGTGGTGGTGCCGTGGCTGCAGGCTCAGCCAGCCCAGCCCAGGTGGTGTTCACTGTGGGCTCCCCGCCCAACAGCAGCACCCTACCACAGACCTCCAGGACCAGGCAGTACTCAG CAGGCTCCTCCAGCTCTATCAGCCCAGTGGGGTCCTTTACGAGCCGATATCAGACAGGCACCTATCTGGAAGGCTTCGAGGGTCCCTCCAGTCCACGCTACAGCTTCACGGACCCCATCACGGCCAACATGGGGGGACCGGTCACCTTCCTGGCCCCAGAGCTGCCAGAGGAGACACTGATGGCG CAGGAGCACACAGAGACCCTGAGGAGCCTTCGCTTCACCCTGGACTTTGCCTGCTGTCTGATGGAGGTGGCGGGAGTCAGGGGGACCGGGGCTGGAGCTGTGGCGGCGCAAGGGGACacctccccaccctccctcctgcagcagcagAGCCTGGTGGCAGACCAGATCAGCTCCCTCAGCCGGGAGTGGAG cTATGCGGAGCAGCTGGTGTTGTACATGAAGACTGCAGAGCTCCTGTCGTCTGCCTTACACACAGCCATGGAGCGCATCAAACAGGGCAAACTGTACCCCTCTGCTACTGTCAAACAAG TGGTGAAGAGACTGAACAAGCTTTTCAAGTCCAGCGTGTCGTCCTGCCTCTCCCTCAACGCCCGGCTGGAGCGCTTCTTCTCTAGGAAGCACCGTCTCATGGACCACATTAACACCATCACCGCTGAGAGGCTGCTCTTCAGCCACACCGTTCAGATG gtGCAGGCTGCTGCTCTGGATGAGATGTTCCACCAGGGAGAGGCGTCGGTGCTGCGCTACCACAAGGCCCTGCTGCTGATGGAGGGCCTGTCCCTGCTCCTCACCGAGCACGAAGACATCCTCAGCGTTAGCAAAT GTAAGGAGTGCATCGAGCGTCGCCTCACAGCACTACAGTCAGGGCTCTGCGTCTGA
- the ulk1b gene encoding serine/threonine-protein kinase ULK1 isoform X3, whose amino-acid sequence METVGKFEFSRKDLIGHGAFAVVFKGRNREKHDWEVAVKCINKKNLAKSQTLLGKEIKILKELKHENIVALHDFQETASSVYLVMEYCNGGDLADYLHSKGTLSEDTIQVFLQQIAGAMRVLQAKGIIHRDLKPQNILLSYPAGRKSHSTNTCIKIADFGFARYLQNNMMAATLCGSPMYMAPEVIMSQNYDAKADLWSIGTILFQCLTGKAPFQASSPQDLRLFYEKNKNLSPNIPRETSCPLRLLLLGLLQRNHKDRMDFEEFFRHPFLEASSSMKKTTPAVTMTCFPSSASASSCSSSSTSHLASPPQSLADVQQVRAKTLTSPTQDSPGFLLKDSSGGGCSSKNSSCDTDDFVMVPAHFPTGELTCEGPTGKVFHDSLMNSGSLLAFGGLGSQGKTPPHSPSYSGSPNPISRPNEFSGSNYGQSVPIPVPTQVQNYQRMEQNLHSPSQDSSPQSVLSTPVRRCSSNSSLGFGRTGPSLPYPGGHGALAGLRRLSVGGARPFQLSPQVGTIPELPGQARPLGTDTGSGGSQGRALQFLDMRPPPQQQGLVTRLHSAPCLLEAASRGGRQKIRKQHSDPVVANHQAGMVTMRPLHSSPRLSELMQRSPLPTILGSPSRAIPPFEFPKPPSSPNLVTFLAQQGLVLAPPGSRTASDHRDPGQPPTGQLGQYSHRAAEDNKSFGRSQSASRLSDMLLMAAFGGPLGERGSSENLGSNRGAIDITAPSGGGAVAAGSASPAQVVFTVGSPPNSSTLPQTSRTRQYSGSSSSISPVGSFTSRYQTGTYLEGFEGPSSPRYSFTDPITANMGGPVTFLAPELPEETLMAQEHTETLRSLRFTLDFACCLMEVAGVRGTGAGAVAAQGDTSPPSLLQQQSLVADQISSLSREWSYAEQLVLYMKTAELLSSALHTAMERIKQGKLYPSATVKQVVKRLNKLFKSSVSSCLSLNARLERFFSRKHRLMDHINTITAERLLFSHTVQMVQAAALDEMFHQGEASVLRYHKALLLMEGLSLLLTEHEDILSVSKCKECIERRLTALQSGLCV is encoded by the exons GAAACGGCCAGTTCTGTGTACCTGGTCATGGAG TACTGCAATGGTGGGGACCTAGCGGACTATCTCCACT CCAAGGGCACCCTGAGTGAGGACACTATCCAAGTGTTCCTGCAGCAGATAGCCGGGGCCATGAGGGTGCTGCAGGCCAAGGGGATCATTCACAGAGACCTCAAACCACAGAACATTCTGCTCTCCTACCCCGCAGGACGCAAGTCCCACTCCACCAACACCTGCATCAAGATAG CTGACTTTGGGTTTGCACGGTACCTTCAGAACAACATGATGGCTGCTACTCTGTGTGGGTCCCCTATGTACATG GCACCTGAAGTCATCATGTCTCAGAACTATGATGCCAAGGCTGACCTGTGGAGCATAGGAACCATTTTGTTCCAGTGTCTGACAGGGAAAGCCCCGTTTCAG GCTAGCAGTCCCCAGGACCTCCGGCTATTTTATGAGAAAAACAAGAACCTCAGCCCCAA TATCCCCAGAGAGACCTCCTGTCCCCTGAGGCTTCTGCTGCTGGGTCTTCTGCAGCGAAACCACAAGGACCGCATGGACTTTG AGGAGTTCTTCCGTCACCCCTTCCTGGAGGCGAGCTCGTCCATGAAGAAAA CAACTCCTGCTGTGACCATGACGTGCTTTCCCAGCTCCGCTTCAGCCAGCTCCTGTAGCAGCTCTTCCACCTCACACCTGGCCTCCCCaccg cagtccCTGGCTGATGTCCAGCAGGTCCGTGCTAAGACACTCACCTCTCCTACCCAGGATTCCCCTGGCTTCCTCCTCAAGGACTCGTCTGGAGGGGGCTGCAGCAGTAAGAACTCCTCCTGTGACACAGACGACTTTGTCATGGTGCCCGCCCACTTTCCCA CAGGTGAGCTCACCTGTGAGGGGCCTACTGGAAAGGTGTTCCACGACAGTCTGATGAACAGCGG CTCTCTGCTAGCCTTTGGTGGCCTGGGCAGTCAGGGCAAGACCCCACCCCACTCCCCCTCCTACAGTGGCTCCCCCAATCCTATCAG tCGGCCTAACGAGTTCTCTGGCAGTAACTATGGTCAGTCGGTGCCCATTCCGGTTCCCACTCAGGTCCAAAACTACCAGCGTATGGAGCAGAACCTCCATTCCCCCAGCCAGGACAGCTCCCCACAGTCAGT GCTGTCCACCCCAGTGCGCCGCTGTAGCAGCAATAGTTCACTGGGATTCGGAAGGACTGGCCCATCTCTGCCTTACCCAGGAGGCCACGGGGCCTTGGCTGGCCTCCGCAGGCTGTCTGTAGGAGGGGCCAGACCCTTCCAGCTTTCACCTCAAG TGGGTACCATCCCTGAGCTGCCAGGGCAGGCGCGCCCGCTGGGCACAGACACCGGTAGCGGGGGGTCGCAGGGCAGAG CTCTCCAGTTCCTCGACATGCGGCCTCCCCCTCAGCAGCAAGGCCTGGTCACCCGGCTTCATAGCGCCCCATGTCTCCTCGAGGCTGCTAGCAGAGGCGGCAGGCAAAAGATCAGAAAGCAGCACTCTGACCCAGTGGTGGCCAACCACCAGGCAGGCATGGTGACTATGCGGCCCCTGCACTCCTCCCCCAGGCTGAGTGAACTCATGCAGCGCAGCCCCCTCCCCACCATTCTAGGATCTCCCTCTaga GCCATCCCACCCTTTGAGTTTCCCAAACCTCCCAGCTCCCCCAACCTGGTGACCTTCCTGGCCCAGCAGGGCCTGGTTCTGGCCCCGCCTGGCAGCAGGACTGCCTCAGACCACAGGGACCCAGGACAGCCGCCCACTGGCCAGCTTGGTCAATACAGCCACAGGGCCGCAGAGGACAACAAGAGCTTTGGCAGGTCTCAGAGTGCAAGTCGTCTGTCTGACATGTTGCTGATGGCTGCGTTTGGAGGGCCGCTGGGGGAGCGGGGGAGCAGTGAGAACCTCGGCTCTAACAGAGGAGCCATAGACATCACAG CACCCTCTGGTGGTGGTGCCGTGGCTGCAGGCTCAGCCAGCCCAGCCCAGGTGGTGTTCACTGTGGGCTCCCCGCCCAACAGCAGCACCCTACCACAGACCTCCAGGACCAGGCAGTACTCAG GCTCCTCCAGCTCTATCAGCCCAGTGGGGTCCTTTACGAGCCGATATCAGACAGGCACCTATCTGGAAGGCTTCGAGGGTCCCTCCAGTCCACGCTACAGCTTCACGGACCCCATCACGGCCAACATGGGGGGACCGGTCACCTTCCTGGCCCCAGAGCTGCCAGAGGAGACACTGATGGCG CAGGAGCACACAGAGACCCTGAGGAGCCTTCGCTTCACCCTGGACTTTGCCTGCTGTCTGATGGAGGTGGCGGGAGTCAGGGGGACCGGGGCTGGAGCTGTGGCGGCGCAAGGGGACacctccccaccctccctcctgcagcagcagAGCCTGGTGGCAGACCAGATCAGCTCCCTCAGCCGGGAGTGGAG cTATGCGGAGCAGCTGGTGTTGTACATGAAGACTGCAGAGCTCCTGTCGTCTGCCTTACACACAGCCATGGAGCGCATCAAACAGGGCAAACTGTACCCCTCTGCTACTGTCAAACAAG TGGTGAAGAGACTGAACAAGCTTTTCAAGTCCAGCGTGTCGTCCTGCCTCTCCCTCAACGCCCGGCTGGAGCGCTTCTTCTCTAGGAAGCACCGTCTCATGGACCACATTAACACCATCACCGCTGAGAGGCTGCTCTTCAGCCACACCGTTCAGATG gtGCAGGCTGCTGCTCTGGATGAGATGTTCCACCAGGGAGAGGCGTCGGTGCTGCGCTACCACAAGGCCCTGCTGCTGATGGAGGGCCTGTCCCTGCTCCTCACCGAGCACGAAGACATCCTCAGCGTTAGCAAAT GTAAGGAGTGCATCGAGCGTCGCCTCACAGCACTACAGTCAGGGCTCTGCGTCTGA